The nucleotide window TCTTACAGCAGGATGTAAATTTGGAAAGTGAGAGCAACGTTTCGATCATTGTCGCATTTAAGCAAAAGCCTGAAAAGATGGCGGTATTAGAGGCTGCTCTCCGAGGTGAAAGCTTATCCGCTGCAAAAGCAAAAAGCAATGTGGACGCTGATCATGCAACATTTAAGAGCGACTTGACTCGTATATTTAAAGAAAAAGAAGATGCCTATAAGGTAAAACGTGTCTATAAGCATGCATTTAACGGTGTTGCGCTTGAAGTACCTGCCAATAAAATTCAAGATGTGCTGAAATCAGATGCGGTACAAGCCATTTATAGCGATGTAACTGTAAAAGCAGAACCGCCGGTACAGACAGACGAGGCTTCTACAGAAGCACAAGGGCAGGGTATGGCAGATGAACGCGCATTTTTGAATGTCGATCAATTGCATAAGGAAGGTTACACAGGAAAGGGAATCAAGGTTGCAGTTCTTGATACAGGAATTGATTACAATCATCCGGATTTAAAAGCTGCGTATAAAGGTGGCTATGATTTCGTTCATAATGACAATGATCCGATGGAAACCACATATGAAGACTGGATCAAAGCTGGAAAACCTGGCGCGAACGCATCTAGCTACGTCACAGATCATGGAACGCATGTCGCAGGCACAATTGCGGGTCAAGGTGCAAATAACAGCCCATACGCGACAAAAGGTATCGCACCGGACGCAGAACTATACGCATATCGTGTATTAGGTCCGGGTGGCAGCGGTTCTTCCGAGGGTATCATTGCTGCGATCGACAAAGCGGTAGCAGAAGATATGGATGTAATGAATCTTTCCTTGGGGGCAAGCTATAATGATCCGATGTATCCAACGAGTATTGCTATTAACAACGCAGTTCTCAGCGGTGTAGCAGCTATTGTAGCGGCAGGAAACGATGGCAATAAAATGTATACATTGGGCTCTCCAGGTACGGCTTCCTTGGCATTGACGGTAGGGGCAAGTGACGTAGCGATGAAGATTTCTACAATGAAAGGGAATTTGGATGTTTTTAAATCAGATATGCGTTTATTGGCAAGAGGCTTTACTGATGACCTTTCTACTTTTTTAAACAAAACATTTGAAATCGTGAACATTGCTGGATATGGACAAGCAAGCAACTATAAAAACATAAATGTAAAAGGAAAAGTTGTCCTTGTCCCGCGTGGCACGAACAATTTGAACGATAAAATTTTACAAGCCAAAATCAATGGCGCGGCTGCTATCTTAATTTATAACAACAATGCAGCTGAGGGACACATGCCATTTTACTTGGCTGAAGGATCGGACTTTATTCCTGCATTTAATATCACGAATGCTGACGGGCTGGCTTTAAAACAAAAAATTAGTGAAGGAAAAATACAGTTTTCCTTCAGTGAGATGGGAGAATATGCAACGGTTGGAGACACACTAGCAGACTTTAGCTCTCGCGGACCATCTCGTATCAATTATGATATCAAGCCGGAAGTAACGGCACCTGGTGTTAGCGTATTATCGACAGTTCCAAGCTTTATCAACAGCCCAAGTAATCCGTCTGATTACACATATGCGTATCAGCGCATGTCCGGAACATCTATGGCAACACCAAGCGTGGCCGGTATCACGGCATTGTTATTGCAGGCAAAACCCGACTTGCAGCCTGAAGATATCAAAGCCATTCTGATGAACACGGCAGACCCGTTAAGCAAGCCTTACAGTGTATTTGAGCAGGGGGCAGGACGCGTCGATCCTTATGAAGCAATGCACGCTGGTATTGAGATTAAGGTGAAGGACAAAACACAAACAATTCTTAATGGAAAAGAAAAACAAATTAATGAAGCTACAGGTGCTTTAAGTTTTGGAAATAAAGCCTTCAATGGAAAAGACACGAAGGATTCTCGTATCATAACGATTACAAACAAAGGACAAGAAGAAAAAACCTTTGATGTGACGGTGAAATTTCAAAAGGATGTGCGAGAAGCGAAGGATGCAGAGAAAAATGGTGTGGAAGTCAAAACAGACGCTTCCGTAAGAGTGGGACCAAACGGAGATGTGAGCAGAAACGTATCCCTCTTCATTCCACATACGGCTGAAAAAGGGATTTATGAAGGATATATTGTGTATACAAATCATGATAATCCGGAAGAAACATACCAAGTTCCATTTGGCGTGCATTATGTAGAAGAAGGATTTCAAGAGGTTAACTTGGACCGCGTTTCGATGTCAACAGATCGAAATGCAACAAGCAATCCATTTTATTATCCGTTTTTAGGAGGAAGCTTCATCTTGCAGTCGCACATGAAAACAATTGATGTGGTGCTGACAGATGCGACTACAGGTAAAGACTTAGGTATAGTAGGTTCCTTTAACGGCATGCTTCTCAATGAAGGCGTATTACAATCAGCAGGTCAGTTGTTTAAAGGTGTCTATTATCCATTCACAGGCGATAGTGAGCAACCAATCAGCAGCAGGGCAGCATTGGCAAAGGAAGGCCATTATAAGATGAAATTTATCGCTTATAATGATGAAGGAAAAATATTTGTCGCGGCACCGGACTTGTTCGTAGACAATACCATGCCCGATGCATTCAACGTACAAGTGGAAGGTGAAAAGCCAGGCAATCCGTTTGTGGAATATAAACAGGGGCAGCAAACACTCGGCTTGACAGCCTCTATTCACGACAATATTGTGGATAGCTTGAATGCCAACGGCTTGGGTGCAAAGCAATCACAGAACAGCATCTGGTACTTTTACAATAGTGCCTTGGCAAACGGTAAACTTACATTAGACGAAAATGGGCATGTGAAAGATGAAATTGCGATGAATCCGCGTATACCTGTATTAAATGTTGCATTTGAAGGTATTGATCAAGCAACAAATTCATATGGAGCAAAAGAGTATTACTTTGTACAAGACAATACCCCATATGTGTATGGGCAACCAAATCTAAAAACGAGAGCAAACCGCGTTGTTACTCGCATTGGAGAAACAGTGACAATCACGCTTACAGCTAACAATGTGAACAAAGTAAAACAAGCAGTTTATGATTTTTCTACCAATACAAGTGATACCAATATCGTAAGTATTAACTTGCGCCCTGAAGCACAACAATTGGGTGGTAAATTGAATGTTACAAGCACTAACACGTCAGCTACGGTTGTGAAGTCAAAGGTGGAGGTCGCGTTTGATGGGGGAGCGGAAGTGAGCGGTGATATTCCAATGGTAGATGTAACATTGAAGATTCCGGAGATGGCAGCTCCAACTCTGCTTTCTAGCTTCAGAAGCGTTACGTCCACTTTTACAAGTACAGATAGCATCGTAACAAAGCCGTTTACGTATATTGCACCAATTGATATTTTACCGAACAAATCTAGTGTCATCGGATATATTCAAGCAGAGGGCTTCCGTGATGCGCAAGGTAACTTTGATTATATAAGAGACTACACAACGGTTGGAGCAAACGTGACAGTTAGGGATAACGTAGGTATGCAACATTCTGGCGTGATGGATAAGCGTGGTCAATTCTACATCACTGGCATCCCTGTCACGCGTGATATCATGAACGTCAATCAAGATATACCAGGACATTTCACGATGCATAATACATTCACATATGCATTCAGAGTAATGGATGGTGAGTTGTACGGTGTTCAAAGGAGATTAGGGACAGAAACGATGCAAGTTGCTCCAGGTGGTGATGTAAATAAAGATGATGTGATTGACATCATGGACGCACTAGAAATTCAAACAACTTGGGGAAGCGCGTCACGCCATACAGATATCAATTATGATGGTACGGTAGATGTGAAGGACTTCGCATTTGTAGAGAAGAACTTCGCTATGCAAAACCCGACCGTTCAAAGTGCACCAAAAGCTGTAAAATCATATAAAAGCAAAACACTTGCTGATATTAAAAACACATTAGGAATCAAATAAACGAACATAAACAGCTTGTTTCGCCAGAAACAAGCTGTTTATGTTTTGATAAAGCTTATTCCCGCTGCCGCAAGCTTTCTTGAATAGCCTGCAGCTCCTGCAAGATTTGCCGATCTAGTTCCTTCTTCGTACGTAAGTATTGTAAAATCTGAAATGCAATAATGACTACCAATAACATTACCAAAGGCTGTAACAGCACACCAATTGTTGCGGAGAGAAACGCCAATGCCTCCATCATATTCTCCTTCCTGTTTAAGTTAAGGAAAGCAATTATATATGTGAATATTGTATAAAGTATACGCTTGTGATATACCACTCTTTGTAAAATATATAGGAAATATAAATCTTTTGTTTTTTTAATATAAAAATATTTTTCTAATTATGATAGCATATAAATCTATATATTTTTATAATAAGTATAATGATTGTAAGGCATAAATACTCTTAGCCGGAGCGTGTGGAAGATGGAGAGATTGATAGTCATCAAAGATGTACTTATAACAAGTGTGTTAACGGTTGGTTTAATGAGTGGTTGTTCTTCTCAAGAAAAACCACCGGTACAGTCGAAGGACACAGCTAATCAAACGATTGTAAAAGAAGAGAAAACAGCAGATTCTGCGCCTGAAAAAGTACAAGAAGCAAAGCCGGTTGTTAAGCAAGAGACACAACCGCCGAAGCCGATAGTAGAGGCAAAGCCTGCAATAGAACCAAAGCCAGTGACACCTGTTATACAAGCAGGCCCGAAACAACACATAGCTATTCCTTTTACAGATGATGAGGGAACCGTATATGGCACACTGTCCATAGAAACTTCTTTTCATTTATACACCAAGCGTGTAGATGAAGCAGAAGCAAAAGAAAACGGAGGGTTATATATGTACGCCATTCATGCTGAAAAAGATGGTCTGGATGTTGTCGTGGGAGATATTTTAATTGCTGACGAAAATAAAGAAAGTGAAATTGAACCATCCTGGCGACGTGTCTTAAAGCGTGTGCATGGAAAAACAGTGTATGTTAATTTGATTCGAGAGGCACCTGAGCAGTTGGCAGATCATCCGGACAAGCTAAAAGAGTGGCAAGACTTTCATGCGGAATTATCATATGCACTGGAAACGATGAACTAACAAGCGAGCGAATATAGCTCGCTTTTTTGCATGTATTGGAATTCACATCAGAAGAGGCGTATCCCTTTGTACTTAAGGAGAATATGTTAGCAATATAAAATATGAACGGTGGGAGTGAAATGGATCAAGAATATAGCGGAGAGTTATTGCTTGAAATAGGAACCTATATCCTTGCACTTGGCAGCATTATAGCAGCCATCGGACAAACAAAAGATTCAATATATAAGGATGAGAACGGAAAAATTCTGTTTGCACAGGGCAATGTCATAGAAGCTGTTGGCAATGTGATTGAGGCGATTGGGCGTACAAAGCTATATGAAGTGGAACCATTTGAACCTGAGCTTGCAACCAT belongs to Ectobacillus sp. JY-23 and includes:
- a CDS encoding S8 family serine peptidase yields the protein MKKKFMKKATTLALGVGLVSTGLSAPYVNLPTAVHATAPASTEAILAKLTPEQREALAKLSTDVQTGLFLQQDVNLESESNVSIIVAFKQKPEKMAVLEAALRGESLSAAKAKSNVDADHATFKSDLTRIFKEKEDAYKVKRVYKHAFNGVALEVPANKIQDVLKSDAVQAIYSDVTVKAEPPVQTDEASTEAQGQGMADERAFLNVDQLHKEGYTGKGIKVAVLDTGIDYNHPDLKAAYKGGYDFVHNDNDPMETTYEDWIKAGKPGANASSYVTDHGTHVAGTIAGQGANNSPYATKGIAPDAELYAYRVLGPGGSGSSEGIIAAIDKAVAEDMDVMNLSLGASYNDPMYPTSIAINNAVLSGVAAIVAAGNDGNKMYTLGSPGTASLALTVGASDVAMKISTMKGNLDVFKSDMRLLARGFTDDLSTFLNKTFEIVNIAGYGQASNYKNINVKGKVVLVPRGTNNLNDKILQAKINGAAAILIYNNNAAEGHMPFYLAEGSDFIPAFNITNADGLALKQKISEGKIQFSFSEMGEYATVGDTLADFSSRGPSRINYDIKPEVTAPGVSVLSTVPSFINSPSNPSDYTYAYQRMSGTSMATPSVAGITALLLQAKPDLQPEDIKAILMNTADPLSKPYSVFEQGAGRVDPYEAMHAGIEIKVKDKTQTILNGKEKQINEATGALSFGNKAFNGKDTKDSRIITITNKGQEEKTFDVTVKFQKDVREAKDAEKNGVEVKTDASVRVGPNGDVSRNVSLFIPHTAEKGIYEGYIVYTNHDNPEETYQVPFGVHYVEEGFQEVNLDRVSMSTDRNATSNPFYYPFLGGSFILQSHMKTIDVVLTDATTGKDLGIVGSFNGMLLNEGVLQSAGQLFKGVYYPFTGDSEQPISSRAALAKEGHYKMKFIAYNDEGKIFVAAPDLFVDNTMPDAFNVQVEGEKPGNPFVEYKQGQQTLGLTASIHDNIVDSLNANGLGAKQSQNSIWYFYNSALANGKLTLDENGHVKDEIAMNPRIPVLNVAFEGIDQATNSYGAKEYYFVQDNTPYVYGQPNLKTRANRVVTRIGETVTITLTANNVNKVKQAVYDFSTNTSDTNIVSINLRPEAQQLGGKLNVTSTNTSATVVKSKVEVAFDGGAEVSGDIPMVDVTLKIPEMAAPTLLSSFRSVTSTFTSTDSIVTKPFTYIAPIDILPNKSSVIGYIQAEGFRDAQGNFDYIRDYTTVGANVTVRDNVGMQHSGVMDKRGQFYITGIPVTRDIMNVNQDIPGHFTMHNTFTYAFRVMDGELYGVQRRLGTETMQVAPGGDVNKDDVIDIMDALEIQTTWGSASRHTDINYDGTVDVKDFAFVEKNFAMQNPTVQSAPKAVKSYKSKTLADIKNTLGIK